In one window of Kosmotoga pacifica DNA:
- the ftcD gene encoding glutamate formimidoyltransferase, translating to MKIVESVPNFSEGRRKEIIEAIVQEARTLDKVWVLDYSSDPDHNRSVVTIAGEPKAVTDALFNMSKKAVELIDLRKHRGEHPRMGAVDVIPLVPIMGISKEECVELSKELGKRIGEELKIPVYLYESSATSRERENLSEIRKGEFEGFHEKIKLPEWKPDFGPDKVHPTAGVVAVGCREFLIAFNVNLGTDNIEVARKIAKAVRHISGGFRYVKALGFKLEERGIVQVSMNLTNYKKTPIYRVFEVIKLEAERYGVPIVGSEIVGMVPLNALLNVADFYLRLEDHNPNLIIEKKLLDTIAKEVDGE from the coding sequence ATGAAGATAGTGGAATCTGTTCCCAATTTTAGCGAAGGAAGAAGGAAAGAGATTATCGAGGCCATTGTTCAAGAAGCAAGGACACTGGATAAAGTCTGGGTTCTAGATTATTCCAGTGATCCAGATCATAACAGATCAGTTGTTACGATAGCCGGTGAGCCAAAGGCCGTAACTGATGCATTGTTTAACATGTCCAAAAAAGCGGTGGAGTTGATTGACCTGAGAAAGCACAGGGGAGAGCACCCAAGGATGGGCGCTGTGGATGTCATTCCCCTCGTGCCCATTATGGGGATTTCAAAAGAAGAATGCGTGGAATTGTCAAAAGAACTTGGGAAGAGAATAGGCGAAGAGCTTAAAATCCCCGTCTATCTCTATGAATCTTCCGCTACTTCAAGAGAGCGTGAAAACCTCTCAGAAATAAGGAAAGGGGAATTTGAAGGTTTTCATGAAAAGATAAAATTGCCCGAATGGAAACCGGATTTCGGACCAGACAAGGTTCATCCCACAGCCGGTGTCGTTGCGGTTGGCTGTCGTGAGTTCTTGATAGCTTTTAACGTAAACCTTGGAACCGATAATATAGAAGTTGCTAGAAAAATAGCAAAAGCCGTCAGGCATATAAGCGGTGGCTTCAGATATGTTAAAGCCCTCGGGTTCAAACTGGAAGAGCGTGGTATAGTACAGGTTTCAATGAACTTGACAAATTACAAAAAGACTCCTATATACAGGGTCTTTGAAGTAATCAAGCTCGAAGCAGAAAGGTATGGCGTTCCTATTGTGGGATCAGAGATCGTTGGTATGGTTCCATTGAACGCACTCCTTAATGTTGCTGACTTTTATTTGCGCCTTGAAGATCACAATCCCAACCTGATTATCGAAAAAAAACTGCTTGATACTATCGCTAAAGAGGTAGACGGCGAATGA
- the hutI gene encoding imidazolonepropionase has product MILDILIVGLGEVVSPPCRGPVRGGEMSQLKIKKDVNIGIKDGKIAYIGKEKPLSSRVLNASGLVALPGFIDCHTHIPFTGSRGEEFLMRLEGRSYMEIMESGGGIFSTVKSVKTASEVRLFQDSLKLLVEMACHGITTVEGKSGYGLDEDSELKQLRVLERLNSSQPLDVVPTFLGAHAFPEGFNSKKEYLEYLLSFVDKVKEYTDTADIFCEKGVFEPEDSKPFLKKLKAKGFRIRLHADELASSGGGKLAVELGAVSADHLISADEETLKTIAGSSVTAVLLPGTSFFLRERYARGDFLIANNGIVALASDFNPGSCNIYDPLMIMHLAVSHNGLKVEEAITAYTANSAHVLNMAHRKGLIEVGYDADLVILDLESYRELPYMFSRDIIVATVKAGRVISGEL; this is encoded by the coding sequence ATGATACTTGATATTCTTATCGTCGGCCTTGGAGAAGTTGTCTCTCCTCCGTGCCGGGGCCCCGTGCGTGGAGGAGAAATGAGCCAACTCAAAATAAAAAAAGACGTAAATATTGGCATAAAGGATGGGAAGATAGCCTATATTGGCAAAGAGAAGCCATTGAGTTCCAGAGTACTGAATGCAAGTGGATTGGTGGCTCTCCCGGGTTTCATTGATTGTCACACTCACATTCCCTTCACAGGCAGCCGTGGTGAAGAGTTTTTGATGCGGTTGGAAGGTAGAAGTTACATGGAAATTATGGAGAGTGGAGGCGGTATTTTTTCAACTGTTAAATCCGTAAAAACAGCATCAGAGGTACGACTTTTTCAAGATAGCCTGAAGTTACTTGTAGAGATGGCATGCCATGGAATCACGACCGTGGAGGGTAAGAGTGGATATGGCCTCGATGAAGATTCAGAGCTAAAGCAGCTCAGAGTATTAGAACGTTTGAATAGCTCACAACCTCTCGACGTTGTTCCGACATTCCTGGGAGCTCATGCCTTTCCAGAAGGCTTCAATAGCAAGAAGGAATATCTGGAATATTTACTTTCTTTCGTTGATAAAGTAAAGGAATACACCGATACAGCTGACATATTCTGCGAAAAAGGTGTTTTTGAACCTGAAGACAGCAAGCCGTTTTTGAAAAAATTGAAGGCTAAAGGTTTCAGAATAAGACTCCATGCCGACGAATTGGCATCTTCTGGCGGCGGAAAACTCGCTGTAGAGCTTGGAGCTGTTTCTGCTGATCATCTAATTTCCGCAGACGAAGAAACTCTCAAAACCATCGCTGGTAGCAGTGTAACAGCTGTATTGTTACCCGGGACTTCCTTTTTTCTCAGGGAAAGGTACGCGAGGGGCGATTTCCTGATAGCAAACAATGGGATTGTTGCCTTAGCGTCTGATTTCAATCCCGGTTCGTGTAATATCTATGATCCACTTATGATAATGCACCTAGCCGTTTCGCACAACGGATTAAAAGTAGAAGAAGCGATAACCGCGTATACTGCAAACAGTGCTCATGTTTTGAACATGGCTCATCGCAAAGGATTGATAGAAGTAGGCTACGATGCAGATCTTGTGATTCTCGATCTGGAAAGTTACCGTGAACTTCCCTACATGTTCTCAAGAGATATCATCGTCGCCACTGTAAAGGCGGGAAGAGTGATCTCTGGTGAACTTTGA
- a CDS encoding 23S rRNA (pseudouridine(1915)-N(3))-methyltransferase RlmH produces MNFEIVVTGKLKTDFIKIGVERYLKWLSPYAGVNVRSLPLGRGKNIEEVKKEEAKRYIELLKGEKHVVVLHEKGKELSSVQFATRIKTWQNSSVKKVYFLIGGPYGFAEEILESGWELFSLSRLTFTHEMALLLLLEQLYRAETILKGKTYHY; encoded by the coding sequence GTGAACTTTGAAATTGTGGTAACGGGAAAATTGAAGACGGATTTTATCAAAATTGGTGTCGAGCGTTATTTGAAGTGGTTGTCTCCCTATGCCGGGGTAAACGTAAGGAGTTTACCTCTGGGTAGAGGGAAAAACATCGAAGAAGTAAAGAAGGAAGAGGCGAAGAGATATATCGAATTGTTGAAAGGCGAAAAGCATGTGGTTGTTCTCCATGAAAAGGGAAAGGAGCTTTCTTCTGTTCAATTTGCAACAAGAATAAAAACATGGCAAAATAGTAGTGTTAAGAAGGTATACTTTCTAATAGGTGGACCCTATGGATTCGCAGAAGAGATATTAGAGAGTGGGTGGGAACTCTTTTCATTATCGAGGTTAACATTCACCCACGAAATGGCGTTATTACTTCTTCTGGAGCAATTATACAGGGCGGAGACCATACTTAAAGGAAAAACATATCACTATTGA
- a CDS encoding hemolysin family protein, which translates to MEDPASTGDPLSLLLNFLFLVFLIYLSGLFSGSETALTSVSRLKLRKLLKEEKNKSMQQVLQTSLEKPNKMLTAILIMNNLVNILASSEATLLMLKLLPQSAQGTAAAIVTGVMTFLILVFGEITPKIHARENSEKVFRKVIGFISFVTSALTPIIWLLMKISNLLIAMRGGKRVSETPFITEDEIISAVDVGHEEGVLLPEERRMMKMTLELKDTSVKEIMTPRVEMVCIEEDAMLRELLNLVHEEGYSRIPVYRENIDRIVGVCYAKDIIGYIAERNDPEKILDTIPVKEIMRVPFFIPETKKIHDLLKEFKQKKIHLAIVVDEYGGTAGLVSMEDILEEFTGEILDEYDVESEEINIEKIDKNTYIIDGMTPINDIERELDLKFPETEFETVGGYLLEVLERFPDVGEIISIDGFIFEIIAIGKNRIEKIKLTIERGKEDVEGNGKKNSD; encoded by the coding sequence GTGGAAGACCCAGCCAGTACTGGTGATCCTCTCTCGTTGTTATTGAACTTTCTGTTCCTAGTTTTTTTGATCTATCTTTCCGGTCTTTTTTCCGGTTCTGAGACGGCTTTGACCTCTGTAAGCAGGCTCAAACTGAGGAAACTCCTAAAAGAAGAGAAAAACAAGTCCATGCAACAGGTTCTTCAGACATCACTCGAAAAGCCCAACAAGATGCTCACAGCGATTCTCATAATGAATAATCTTGTTAATATCCTCGCTTCCTCAGAAGCAACGCTTCTCATGCTAAAACTTCTACCCCAGAGCGCTCAGGGAACCGCAGCAGCGATAGTGACAGGTGTGATGACTTTTCTGATCCTCGTTTTCGGCGAAATAACACCTAAAATTCATGCCAGAGAAAATTCCGAAAAAGTGTTCAGAAAAGTTATTGGATTCATATCATTCGTAACCTCCGCGTTGACACCAATTATATGGCTTCTAATGAAAATCTCAAATCTTCTAATAGCCATGAGAGGCGGAAAACGGGTCAGTGAAACCCCATTCATAACAGAAGATGAGATAATCTCAGCGGTAGATGTTGGACATGAAGAGGGGGTGCTTTTGCCGGAAGAACGACGAATGATGAAGATGACACTCGAACTGAAAGATACCTCAGTTAAAGAAATAATGACACCAAGGGTCGAAATGGTTTGTATAGAAGAAGATGCAATGCTCAGAGAACTCTTGAACCTCGTTCACGAGGAAGGCTATTCAAGAATACCAGTTTACAGGGAGAACATAGACCGTATCGTTGGAGTCTGTTATGCAAAAGACATTATCGGTTATATCGCTGAAAGAAATGATCCAGAAAAGATTCTGGATACTATCCCTGTGAAGGAAATCATGAGAGTGCCTTTCTTTATTCCGGAAACTAAGAAAATACACGATCTTCTGAAAGAATTCAAGCAAAAGAAGATTCATCTTGCGATCGTCGTGGATGAGTATGGTGGAACAGCAGGTTTGGTATCTATGGAGGACATCCTCGAGGAGTTCACCGGAGAGATACTGGATGAATACGATGTAGAGTCGGAAGAGATCAACATAGAAAAAATAGACAAGAACACATATATAATAGATGGTATGACACCTATAAACGATATCGAAAGGGAGCTCGATCTGAAGTTTCCGGAAACAGAGTTTGAAACCGTGGGAGGATACCTGCTTGAGGTACTGGAAAGATTCCCGGACGTCGGAGAGATAATCAGTATCGATGGATTCATTTTCGAAATCATCGCCATAGGGAAGAACCGCATTGAAAAGATAAAGCTCACTATTGAACGGGGGAAAGAAGATGTTGAAGGAAATGGAAAAAAGAACTCTGATTGA
- a CDS encoding cytidine deaminase: MLKEMEKRTLIEKALEAKRNSYSPYSKFAVGAALLTEDGEIFQGANVENASIGLTICAERSAIVSAVSHGKTKFRAIAIVGSQKSPTPPCGACRQFMAEFGDFTVLLIGENEILETTVFELLPLQFNLEGE; this comes from the coding sequence ATGTTGAAGGAAATGGAAAAAAGAACTCTGATTGAGAAAGCTTTAGAAGCGAAGAGAAATTCCTATTCCCCGTACTCGAAGTTCGCCGTGGGTGCAGCATTGCTTACGGAGGATGGGGAGATATTTCAGGGTGCGAATGTGGAAAACGCGTCTATAGGTCTTACCATATGTGCAGAACGAAGCGCAATTGTGTCCGCAGTGAGTCACGGGAAAACGAAGTTCAGGGCAATTGCGATAGTGGGGTCGCAAAAATCACCTACCCCACCCTGTGGAGCGTGTCGTCAATTCATGGCCGAATTTGGAGATTTCACGGTCCTACTCATAGGTGAAAACGAAATACTCGAAACCACCGTCTTTGAATTGTTACCTTTACAATTCAACTTAGAAGGAGAATGA
- a CDS encoding NUDIX domain-containing protein, which translates to MEKSLKCENIFNGNIIKVERHRVELQDGSESYREVVRHKGAVAVVPVFEDKVVLVKQFRFPVNEELLEIPAGKLEEGEDPYDCAIRELKEETGFVAQEIQKIGELYTSPGFSDEKIHIFLARVVPYGEPEPDFGEFIEKVELPFQDIVKLIISGKILDGKTVAGILLSEKYLSGGEEND; encoded by the coding sequence GTGGAAAAATCACTGAAGTGTGAAAATATTTTCAATGGCAACATTATAAAAGTTGAAAGACACAGAGTTGAGCTTCAAGACGGTTCTGAAAGCTACAGGGAAGTGGTACGACACAAGGGAGCTGTCGCGGTCGTGCCGGTTTTTGAAGACAAAGTTGTCCTGGTAAAACAATTCAGGTTCCCTGTCAATGAAGAACTGCTCGAAATCCCCGCAGGAAAGCTCGAAGAAGGTGAGGACCCTTACGATTGCGCCATAAGAGAACTGAAGGAAGAGACTGGATTTGTCGCTCAGGAGATTCAGAAAATAGGCGAACTATATACTTCACCGGGATTCTCAGACGAGAAAATTCACATATTTCTCGCCAGAGTGGTTCCTTATGGCGAGCCCGAACCCGATTTTGGAGAGTTCATTGAAAAGGTAGAGCTCCCCTTTCAGGACATTGTAAAACTGATCATTTCGGGTAAAATTTTAGATGGAAAGACCGTTGCTGGAATACTTCTCTCTGAAAAATATCTATCAGGTGGTGAAGAAAATGACTAG
- the gltX gene encoding glutamate--tRNA ligase produces MTRVRFAPSPTGHLHVGGARTALFNYLYAKHTDGKFVLRIEDTDIERSTKESEEKLIESLLWLGISWDEGPDIGGPFGPYRQSERKLIYKQMAEQLLREGKAYEVYAYPDEIKALHDKLMAQGKPPHYSEEMFKEFDTPSRRREFEQKGLTPAIFFKIPRKDFAFFDLVKGEVIFKEGSLGDFTIMRSNGLPIYNFAVVVDDMLMEISHVIRGDDHLPNTLKQLALYEAFGVIPPKFAHVSMILGPDGKKLSKRHGATSVEEFRDRGFLPEALVNYLVLLGWSHPDGKEIMTINEMIKEFSVERLNSSAAVFDEAKARWMNGIYIREADTERLTELSIPYIVSSGLMTEEEARSNIKWLRKAIESVKKSVDELSEIPQKLAVYFEEPEPYKISSTDENTKTLIKIFFAMRDAFDVLDSWDHNSVVSTIKKILKEYKPDRKLFYSTLRKILTGKDEGPELVEILFLLGRNKVIDRIEKAVIDQ; encoded by the coding sequence ATGACTAGAGTAAGGTTCGCTCCAAGTCCGACCGGTCATCTACATGTTGGAGGAGCCAGGACGGCTCTTTTTAATTATCTTTATGCCAAACACACTGATGGCAAATTTGTGCTGAGAATAGAAGATACCGATATCGAAAGATCCACGAAGGAATCTGAGGAGAAACTGATTGAATCTCTGCTATGGCTGGGAATTTCCTGGGATGAAGGCCCGGATATCGGGGGACCGTTTGGTCCATACAGGCAAAGCGAGAGAAAATTAATATACAAACAAATGGCTGAGCAACTGCTCAGAGAGGGAAAAGCCTATGAAGTCTACGCTTATCCGGATGAGATCAAAGCGCTGCATGATAAATTGATGGCTCAGGGGAAGCCACCACACTACAGTGAAGAGATGTTCAAAGAATTCGATACTCCAAGTAGACGAAGAGAATTCGAACAGAAAGGGCTTACACCAGCCATTTTTTTCAAGATACCCAGGAAAGATTTCGCTTTTTTCGATCTCGTAAAGGGAGAAGTAATTTTCAAAGAAGGCTCGCTGGGAGATTTCACCATAATGAGGTCAAACGGTCTGCCGATTTATAATTTTGCTGTCGTTGTAGACGATATGTTAATGGAGATAAGTCATGTGATCAGAGGGGATGACCACCTCCCCAATACCCTTAAACAACTGGCTCTCTACGAAGCATTCGGAGTTATTCCACCAAAATTTGCCCATGTATCGATGATTCTTGGTCCGGATGGGAAAAAGCTTAGCAAACGACATGGAGCTACATCAGTGGAAGAGTTCAGGGATAGAGGATTCTTACCTGAAGCTCTTGTGAATTACCTCGTACTGCTGGGATGGTCTCATCCGGATGGAAAGGAAATAATGACAATTAACGAAATGATCAAAGAGTTCTCAGTCGAAAGGCTTAACTCCAGCGCGGCGGTTTTCGATGAAGCCAAAGCGAGATGGATGAACGGAATCTATATCAGGGAAGCCGATACGGAAAGATTAACCGAACTTTCCATACCGTACATCGTTTCTTCTGGATTGATGACGGAAGAGGAAGCGAGGTCAAATATAAAATGGCTCAGAAAAGCTATCGAGTCTGTGAAGAAGAGTGTCGACGAACTCTCAGAAATACCTCAAAAGCTGGCTGTCTATTTCGAAGAACCGGAACCATATAAAATAAGCAGTACAGACGAAAACACAAAGACCCTCATTAAAATATTCTTCGCCATGCGTGATGCATTCGATGTGCTGGATTCGTGGGATCACAACTCCGTTGTAAGTACGATCAAGAAAATCCTGAAAGAGTACAAGCCGGACAGAAAATTGTTTTATTCTACTCTAAGGAAGATCCTCACCGGAAAAGATGAAGGCCCAGAACTTGTGGAAATACTCTTCTTGCTCGGTAGAAATAAAGTAATTGACCGGATAGAGAAGGCGGTGATCGATCAGTGA
- the cysS gene encoding cysteine--tRNA ligase, translating into MRITNTLTGKKEEFIPQKEGEVRIYVCGPTVYNFVHLGNSRPAITFDAFRRYLEYRGYKVILTQNFTDIDDKIIVKAIEEGVNATEIAERYIVQYWKDSMALGIRPANFHPRTTHYVDEIIEFIQDLIAKGYAYVADGDVYFDVSAFDDYGRLSGRKLEELIVGARIQPGEKKKSPEDFALWKAAKENEPYWESPWGKGRPGWHIECSVMSTCILGETFDIHAGGSDLIFPHHENERAQSEARYGKTFARYWMHNGMMRFAGSKMSKSLGNFITIKEAVRKYGKDAVRYFIFSKHYRSPIDYSEEMLQETKTAVSRGNKILNDFEANLDESHPFARKSPWMEEKIAEFTEYLDDDFNTPKALSLIFELINEIVNSTDEQRKFEAYHLVRNEFGPVLGLFDIPESQSFDLDGLVQILIDLRGQFRKEKNFEKSDEIRDRLMNLGIKLMDTPEGTKWTL; encoded by the coding sequence ATTCGTATCACAAACACATTGACAGGCAAAAAAGAAGAGTTTATCCCGCAAAAAGAAGGCGAAGTGAGGATATACGTCTGCGGTCCCACAGTTTACAATTTCGTACACCTCGGGAATAGTAGACCGGCCATTACTTTTGACGCGTTCAGGAGATATCTTGAGTATCGTGGTTATAAAGTCATACTCACTCAGAACTTCACGGACATAGATGACAAAATCATCGTTAAAGCCATCGAAGAGGGTGTGAACGCTACTGAAATAGCAGAACGCTATATCGTCCAGTACTGGAAGGATTCTATGGCTCTGGGTATAAGGCCTGCTAATTTCCATCCGCGGACGACACACTATGTTGATGAGATAATTGAGTTCATTCAGGACTTAATTGCCAAAGGATATGCATATGTTGCGGACGGCGATGTTTATTTTGATGTCTCCGCCTTCGATGATTACGGAAGGCTCTCCGGGAGAAAATTGGAAGAACTCATAGTGGGTGCCAGGATACAACCAGGTGAAAAAAAGAAGTCCCCTGAAGACTTCGCGCTATGGAAAGCAGCAAAGGAAAATGAACCCTATTGGGAGAGTCCCTGGGGTAAAGGAAGACCTGGTTGGCACATTGAGTGTTCCGTCATGTCTACCTGTATACTCGGCGAGACTTTCGATATTCATGCCGGTGGCTCTGACCTCATATTTCCGCATCATGAGAATGAACGTGCACAATCTGAAGCAAGGTACGGAAAAACCTTTGCAAGATATTGGATGCACAATGGTATGATGAGGTTCGCCGGATCCAAGATGTCCAAATCCCTCGGAAATTTTATAACAATAAAGGAAGCGGTGAGGAAGTATGGGAAAGACGCTGTTAGATACTTCATCTTCTCCAAGCACTATCGTTCACCCATCGATTACTCCGAGGAAATGCTTCAGGAAACCAAAACGGCGGTTTCCAGAGGTAACAAGATATTGAACGACTTTGAAGCCAATCTTGACGAGAGTCACCCCTTCGCCAGAAAATCACCCTGGATGGAAGAGAAAATCGCCGAATTTACCGAATATCTGGATGATGACTTCAACACTCCGAAAGCGCTATCTTTGATTTTTGAATTGATAAACGAAATTGTGAATTCGACCGATGAGCAGAGAAAGTTTGAAGCTTATCACCTTGTAAGAAACGAATTCGGACCTGTCCTAGGTCTGTTCGATATCCCTGAAAGTCAGAGTTTTGATCTTGACGGTCTTGTACAGATCCTCATAGACTTGAGGGGACAGTTCAGAAAGGAAAAAAATTTCGAAAAGTCTGATGAGATAAGAGACAGATTGATGAATCTTGGTATCAAGCTGATGGACACACCAGAAGGCACAAAATGGACGCTTTGA
- a CDS encoding acyl-CoA mutase large subunit family protein yields MIEKERIKKLKSQEEQWKEKVLMPVLKRFPERKERFETSFGAEIKQVYTPVDIPEFDYMNHLGFPGRYPFTRGVQPTMYRGRFWTMRQYAGFGTAEESNKRYKYLLSQGQTGLSIAFDLPTQIGYDSDDPMAEGEVGKVGVAIDSLEDMEILFNEIPLDKVSTSMTINSTAAILLAMYIAVAEKQGVPMEMLKGTIQNDILKEYIARGTYIFPPEPSMRIITNIFEYCSKYLPEFNTISISGYHIREAGADAVQEVAFTLADGIAYVKAAIEAGLDPNVFGKRLSFFFNAHNNFFEEIAKFRAARRLWAKIMRERFGVTDDKALRLRFHTQTGGSTLTAQQPMNNIVRVAFQALAAVLGGTQSLHTNSFDEALGLPTEESVTIALRTQQIIAHETGVADVVDPLGGSYYIEYLTNEIEKRAEEYIKRIDEFGGMVRAIEEGYVQKEILNSAYKTQLEVENGEKIIVGVNKFTTEANKPKEILKVDQELEEKQKARLKKLREKRDNLRVKKMLEQLRNAAVDDKENLLPHIIESVKAYATIGEISDVLREVFGEYTEAVIL; encoded by the coding sequence ATGATAGAAAAAGAGCGGATAAAAAAGTTGAAATCTCAAGAAGAACAGTGGAAGGAAAAGGTTTTAATGCCCGTTTTAAAACGATTTCCTGAAAGAAAAGAACGTTTCGAAACATCCTTCGGCGCCGAAATCAAGCAGGTATACACACCTGTAGATATCCCGGAATTTGATTATATGAACCATCTAGGTTTTCCGGGCAGATATCCTTTCACGAGGGGTGTACAACCCACAATGTACCGCGGACGTTTCTGGACCATGAGGCAATATGCGGGATTTGGCACAGCGGAAGAATCCAACAAGAGGTATAAGTATCTTCTATCTCAGGGACAGACAGGACTATCAATAGCTTTTGATCTGCCAACTCAGATTGGTTACGACTCGGATGACCCGATGGCCGAAGGAGAGGTAGGAAAGGTAGGCGTGGCCATTGATTCTTTGGAGGACATGGAAATACTTTTCAATGAAATCCCACTGGATAAAGTGAGCACTTCAATGACCATAAATTCAACAGCAGCTATACTTCTAGCTATGTATATCGCCGTCGCCGAAAAGCAAGGAGTCCCAATGGAAATGTTGAAAGGTACCATTCAGAACGACATACTGAAGGAGTACATCGCGAGGGGCACTTACATCTTTCCGCCGGAACCTTCCATGAGGATAATAACCAACATCTTCGAATACTGTTCGAAATATCTACCAGAATTCAACACCATAAGCATCAGCGGTTACCATATAAGGGAGGCAGGGGCAGACGCTGTTCAAGAAGTGGCTTTTACATTGGCCGATGGAATAGCCTATGTTAAGGCAGCGATTGAAGCTGGACTTGACCCCAATGTTTTTGGGAAAAGGCTTTCATTTTTCTTCAACGCTCACAACAATTTCTTTGAAGAGATCGCGAAGTTCAGGGCAGCAAGGAGGCTCTGGGCAAAAATCATGAGAGAACGCTTCGGGGTGACGGATGATAAAGCCCTGAGGTTGAGATTCCACACTCAAACCGGAGGTTCGACACTCACAGCACAGCAACCGATGAACAACATTGTACGAGTTGCTTTCCAGGCTCTAGCAGCTGTTCTTGGAGGGACACAATCGTTGCATACGAACTCCTTCGATGAAGCACTGGGCCTACCAACGGAGGAATCAGTCACAATAGCACTTCGAACTCAGCAGATAATAGCCCATGAAACGGGTGTGGCCGATGTTGTTGATCCCCTTGGAGGTTCATACTACATTGAGTACCTCACCAACGAGATAGAGAAGCGGGCCGAGGAATACATAAAAAGGATCGATGAGTTCGGAGGTATGGTGCGAGCTATTGAAGAAGGCTATGTTCAGAAAGAGATACTGAACTCGGCTTACAAAACACAACTTGAAGTCGAGAACGGCGAAAAGATAATAGTGGGAGTAAACAAATTCACAACAGAAGCAAACAAACCCAAAGAGATCTTGAAGGTCGATCAAGAACTGGAAGAAAAGCAAAAAGCCAGACTGAAGAAGCTAAGGGAAAAGCGTGATAATCTCAGAGTGAAGAAAATGCTGGAACAACTCAGGAACGCCGCTGTTGATGATAAAGAAAATCTCTTACCTCATATCATCGAGTCGGTTAAGGCTTACGCCACCATCGGTGAAATTTCAGACGTTTTGAGGGAAGTCTTTGGGGAATATACAGAAGCAGTTATCCTATAA
- a CDS encoding cobalamin B12-binding domain-containing protein, with the protein MDRKIKVLIAKPGLDGHDRGAKVVAMALRDAGMEVIYTGLRQSPEDIARAALQEDVDVVGLSILSGAHMKLCPKVLKLMKEYGINDKPVFVGGIIPEDDALELKKTGIFEVFGPGTPLEKIIKSIENAVKK; encoded by the coding sequence ATGGATAGAAAAATAAAGGTTCTAATAGCGAAACCCGGGCTCGATGGACACGATCGTGGTGCAAAAGTAGTGGCGATGGCCCTCAGAGACGCCGGGATGGAGGTAATCTACACTGGATTAAGGCAATCTCCTGAAGACATTGCTCGAGCGGCTTTACAGGAGGACGTTGACGTAGTTGGTCTCTCTATCCTCTCTGGCGCCCATATGAAACTCTGCCCAAAAGTACTCAAACTCATGAAAGAATATGGTATCAATGACAAGCCTGTCTTCGTTGGGGGAATAATTCCCGAAGACGATGCTCTGGAACTGAAGAAAACCGGTATTTTTGAAGTTTTCGGCCCTGGAACACCCCTCGAAAAGATAATAAAAAGTATAGAAAACGCGGTGAAAAAATGA